The Nitrospirota bacterium genome contains a region encoding:
- a CDS encoding NAD+ synthase, which produces MKSIRIALCQINPTVGDLRGNTEKIIDHIGHAAKYCPDIIAFPELAVTGYPPEDLLLKPQFIRDNLSALEEIRESAGDALVIVGFVDRRDDIYNAAALLHRKRVVDIYHKIHLPNYSVFDEYRYFQSGTRCPVYRMEDITFGFTICEDIWFPEGPAAVQALAGAEVIININASPYSIGKPAFRERMIATRAADNSVIAAYLNTVGGQDELVFDGQSFVADQNGDIIARGRAFEEDMVVVDLDLDAVFMRRLHDPRRRQQVRALPHSMVERITVERAAGKPRGERPECPARIPLSSLPHPGSVVEEEVYQALVLGTRDYVRKNGFEKVCIGLSGGVDSSLVATVAVDAAGAENVTGIFMPSPYSSRESREDAEALARTLGIRMLEVPITPAFEAYLAMLEPEFRDMPANEAEENLQARIRGNILMALSNKFGWLVLTTGNKSEMSVGYATLYGDMAGGFAVIKDVPKVLVYRLCRWKNRKEGRDVIPERVLVKEPTAELRPNQKDTDSLPPYDILDPILKAYIEEDRSFGEIVGLNPDFSADRIARVIRMVDTSEYKRRQAPPGVKITPRAFGRDRRFPITSRYKSY; this is translated from the coding sequence ATGAAATCAATAAGAATCGCCTTGTGCCAGATCAACCCCACCGTGGGCGATCTCAGGGGGAATACGGAGAAGATCATCGATCATATCGGGCATGCGGCTAAGTACTGCCCCGATATCATCGCCTTCCCCGAGCTCGCGGTCACCGGCTATCCCCCGGAAGACCTGCTCCTCAAGCCGCAGTTCATCCGGGACAACCTGAGCGCCCTCGAAGAGATCCGGGAGAGCGCCGGGGACGCCCTGGTCATCGTGGGCTTCGTCGACCGGCGGGATGATATATACAATGCAGCGGCCCTCCTCCACCGGAAGAGAGTGGTCGACATCTATCACAAGATACACCTCCCCAACTACAGCGTCTTTGACGAGTACCGCTACTTCCAGTCCGGAACGCGGTGTCCCGTCTACCGGATGGAAGACATTACCTTCGGTTTCACTATCTGCGAGGACATCTGGTTTCCCGAGGGCCCGGCAGCGGTGCAGGCGCTGGCCGGCGCAGAGGTGATCATCAATATCAATGCCTCTCCTTACAGTATCGGCAAGCCCGCGTTCAGGGAGCGTATGATCGCCACCCGCGCTGCGGACAACAGTGTCATTGCTGCTTACCTGAACACCGTGGGCGGGCAGGACGAGCTGGTTTTCGACGGGCAGAGTTTCGTTGCAGACCAGAACGGCGATATCATCGCCAGGGGCAGGGCATTCGAAGAAGACATGGTCGTTGTCGATCTCGATCTCGACGCGGTCTTCATGCGGCGGCTCCACGACCCGCGGAGAAGGCAGCAGGTGAGGGCGCTGCCGCATTCGATGGTCGAAAGGATAACGGTCGAAAGGGCCGCCGGAAAGCCCCGCGGGGAGAGGCCGGAGTGCCCTGCCCGCATCCCGCTGTCCAGCCTGCCGCATCCGGGCAGCGTGGTCGAGGAAGAGGTCTATCAGGCCCTGGTCCTCGGCACCCGGGATTATGTGCGGAAGAACGGGTTTGAAAAGGTCTGCATAGGGCTGAGCGGCGGCGTCGATTCTTCCCTCGTCGCGACCGTTGCCGTCGATGCCGCAGGCGCGGAGAACGTGACCGGCATATTCATGCCCTCTCCCTATTCCTCAAGGGAGAGCAGGGAGGATGCCGAGGCGCTCGCCCGCACTCTCGGGATAAGGATGCTCGAGGTGCCGATCACGCCCGCTTTCGAGGCCTATCTGGCGATGCTCGAGCCGGAATTCAGGGATATGCCGGCCAATGAGGCGGAAGAGAACCTGCAGGCGCGCATCAGGGGAAATATATTGATGGCGCTTTCGAACAAATTCGGCTGGCTCGTGCTGACCACCGGCAATAAATCGGAGATGAGCGTGGGCTACGCAACGCTCTACGGCGATATGGCGGGCGGGTTTGCGGTGATAAAGGATGTTCCCAAGGTGCTGGTCTACCGCCTCTGCAGGTGGAAGAACCGGAAGGAGGGGCGTGACGTTATCCCCGAGCGCGTTCTCGTCAAAGAGCCGACCGCCGAGTTGCGGCCGAACCAGAAAGACACCGACAGCTTGCCGCCCTACGACATCCTCGACCCCATTCTCAAAGCGTACATCGAAGAGGACAGGAGCTTCGGCGAGATCGTCGGCCTGAACCCTGACTTCAGCGCCGACAGGATAGCGAGAGTGATACGGATGGTCGATACGAGCGAGTACAAGAGGAGGCAGGCGCCTCCCGGCGTCAAGATCACCCCCCGTGCCTTCGGCAGGGACAGGAGATTTCCGATAACCAGCAGGTACAAGAGCTATTAG
- a CDS encoding DNA-binding response regulator, with translation MENAGHNVGPILVIDRCGATGEVLEKTFGSSYRLLLAASAAEGLRMLSPDVRLVILDLTLPDRDGIEVLEGIKREYPSIPVIVTTPCGTEELCMRAYQAGARDYIRKPFTAEELLMAIEALLTIGIDSQKRKHIPVTPAPAKSERAPSIPPHILRGVIRVKEFIENNYAASLDLPGACRLSSINRTYFCRYFKLLTGHSLKSYQNHIKVRKALELLLELDLSVTDIARMVGYDDANYFSTIFKKITGASPRHRKPSP, from the coding sequence ATGGAAAACGCCGGGCATAATGTCGGACCTATTCTCGTCATCGACCGGTGCGGCGCTACCGGGGAGGTATTGGAAAAGACGTTCGGGAGCTCGTATCGCCTGTTGCTCGCCGCTTCTGCAGCTGAAGGCTTGCGCATGCTTTCTCCCGATGTAAGGCTCGTTATCCTCGACCTTACTCTTCCCGACCGGGACGGCATCGAAGTGCTGGAGGGCATAAAGAGGGAGTACCCTTCGATACCGGTTATCGTGACGACACCATGCGGGACAGAAGAGCTCTGCATGAGGGCGTATCAGGCGGGTGCGCGGGATTATATCAGAAAGCCCTTTACCGCCGAAGAGCTGCTCATGGCTATCGAGGCGCTTCTGACCATAGGCATCGACAGCCAGAAACGGAAACATATCCCTGTTACTCCCGCTCCGGCAAAGAGCGAGAGAGCGCCCTCTATACCGCCTCATATACTCCGGGGAGTGATAAGGGTGAAGGAGTTCATAGAGAATAATTATGCCGCATCGCTCGACCTCCCCGGCGCCTGCAGATTGTCCTCGATAAACAGGACCTACTTCTGCCGTTATTTCAAGCTGCTTACCGGACACTCGCTCAAAAGCTACCAAAACCATATCAAGGTCCGGAAGGCGCTGGAGCTTCTCCTGGAGCTCGATCTCTCCGTAACGGATATCGCCCGCATGGTGGGCTATGATGACGCAAACTACTTTTCCACCATCTTCAAGAAGATCACCGGCGCCTCTCCCCGGCATCGCAAACCCTCCCCGTAG
- a CDS encoding glycoside hydrolase family 3 protein has translation MPYSTIPAPVTPEEKLYQLIISRLNGADLATEEYRERLEALVAKGIGGFIIFGGEREEVTELVRKLQSRARIPLFIASDVERGVEQQIRGATPFPCPMAMAAAVRRERQDEVILLEDALRAFAAEAHEVGITMPLIPVMDVNRNPDNPIICTRAFSDSPDVVSWFGARYIRALEASGLLSCAKHFPGHGDTATDSHIELPVIGKRYEELRDTDVAPFVEAIRAGAGSIMVGHLAIPALDTRPASLSRRIVTELLREQLGFEGLVLTDALNMSALRDFGDVPVECLTAGADILLHPHDADSTVPDLARAIEAGRLPEETVNKAVDRIIASKERYAAKSSYGSVVDSEKSKALSRELTERSITLVKGTPGCLPLSAGDRECLILGGDKFYDIAPLRAYFETVAPLSSDYPPRRERVIIALFTSVTAWKGTSGIEERERHYLSELIKGARKSIVISFGSPYVLRYFDEADILIAAYEGTRQAQSAVVTCLTGEAVFRGELPVALYPG, from the coding sequence ATGCCATACAGCACCATACCTGCTCCTGTTACTCCAGAGGAAAAGCTCTACCAGCTCATTATCAGCAGGCTCAACGGTGCTGACCTGGCGACCGAGGAGTATCGAGAGCGCCTCGAGGCGCTTGTCGCGAAGGGCATCGGCGGCTTCATTATCTTCGGGGGCGAACGGGAAGAGGTAACAGAGCTCGTACGGAAGCTCCAGTCACGCGCCCGAATACCCCTGTTCATCGCCTCCGATGTCGAGCGGGGGGTGGAGCAGCAGATCAGGGGAGCGACCCCGTTCCCCTGCCCCATGGCGATGGCAGCGGCGGTCCGCCGTGAGCGGCAGGATGAGGTAATCCTGCTCGAGGACGCGCTCAGGGCGTTTGCCGCCGAAGCTCATGAGGTGGGCATCACGATGCCGCTCATCCCGGTCATGGACGTGAACCGCAACCCCGATAATCCCATCATCTGCACCAGGGCCTTTTCAGATTCTCCCGACGTCGTCTCGTGGTTCGGCGCGCGCTATATCCGGGCGCTCGAGGCATCGGGGCTCCTGAGCTGCGCCAAGCACTTCCCGGGGCACGGCGATACCGCCACCGATTCACATATTGAGCTGCCGGTCATCGGGAAGAGGTATGAGGAGCTGAGGGATACGGATGTCGCCCCGTTTGTCGAGGCGATCAGGGCCGGAGCAGGCAGCATCATGGTCGGGCACCTGGCGATCCCTGCGCTCGATACCAGGCCGGCGAGCCTTTCCCGCCGGATCGTCACGGAGCTGCTGCGCGAGCAGCTCGGCTTCGAGGGACTGGTCCTTACCGACGCCCTGAATATGAGCGCGCTCCGCGACTTCGGCGATGTGCCGGTCGAGTGCCTTACTGCGGGGGCCGATATACTCCTCCACCCGCACGATGCGGATTCGACCGTTCCGGACCTTGCGCGTGCCATCGAAGCAGGCAGGCTGCCGGAAGAGACGGTGAACAAGGCGGTGGATCGGATTATCGCGTCAAAGGAGCGCTATGCCGCGAAGAGCAGCTATGGAAGTGTTGTCGACAGCGAGAAGAGCAAGGCGCTCTCGCGAGAGCTCACGGAGCGTTCGATCACCCTGGTAAAGGGTACTCCCGGGTGCCTGCCCCTCTCTGCCGGGGACCGGGAATGTCTTATCCTGGGCGGCGATAAGTTCTACGATATCGCGCCGCTGAGGGCTTATTTCGAAACGGTTGCACCCCTCTCTTCGGACTATCCGCCCCGGAGAGAGCGGGTGATAATCGCCCTCTTTACGAGCGTTACCGCATGGAAGGGGACCTCGGGCATCGAGGAGCGGGAGCGGCACTATCTCTCGGAGCTGATAAAAGGGGCCCGGAAATCGATCGTCATCTCCTTCGGGAGCCCCTACGTTTTGCGCTATTTTGATGAAGCTGATATACTAATTGCGGCGTACGAGGGAACCAGGCAGGCGCAGAGTGCGGTGGTCACCTGCCTCACAGGGGAGGCGGTATTCAGAGGGGAGCTTCCGGTCGCCCTTTATCCGGGGTGA
- the rsmI gene encoding 16S rRNA (cytidine(1402)-2'-O)-methyltransferase: MAIGTLYIVATPVGNLEDITLRALRVLKEVDLIAAEDTRHSLKLLNHYGITKPLMSYWSEREKIQAVRILEALRSGRSVALISDAGTPGISDPGAVLIRSAIGEGIPVVPVPGPSALIAALSASGLATDEFTFIGFLPPKDMQRRKKLDELKHEPRTLIFYEAPHRLVDTLSALYAVFGDRQAVVAKELTKMHETMLRGRLSGILDELGRATIAGEYVIMVEGSARERAGMEEALEEVRLLMKKGKGRKEAVRIVAEEYGLGKKELYDKSLGE; encoded by the coding sequence ATGGCGATAGGAACGCTCTACATCGTCGCAACGCCGGTCGGCAACCTCGAGGATATCACGCTACGGGCGTTGAGGGTTCTGAAGGAGGTGGACCTCATCGCCGCGGAAGATACCCGGCACTCCCTCAAACTGCTCAACCACTACGGCATTACGAAGCCGCTCATGAGCTACTGGTCCGAGCGCGAGAAGATACAGGCGGTGCGGATACTCGAGGCGCTCAGGAGCGGCCGTTCGGTGGCGCTCATCTCGGATGCAGGGACGCCCGGCATCTCCGATCCCGGCGCGGTCTTGATCAGGAGCGCGATCGGGGAGGGGATACCGGTGGTGCCGGTCCCCGGCCCTTCCGCCCTCATCGCCGCGCTTTCGGCATCGGGCCTCGCCACGGATGAATTCACCTTTATCGGCTTTCTGCCGCCCAAGGATATGCAGCGCCGGAAAAAACTCGACGAGCTGAAGCATGAGCCGAGGACACTGATTTTTTACGAGGCGCCCCACCGGCTGGTCGATACGCTCTCTGCGCTGTATGCTGTTTTCGGCGACCGGCAGGCGGTCGTCGCGAAGGAGCTGACCAAAATGCATGAGACGATGCTGCGGGGACGCCTCTCCGGCATTCTCGACGAGCTCGGCAGAGCCACGATAGCGGGAGAATATGTGATCATGGTGGAGGGCAGCGCCCGGGAACGGGCGGGCATGGAAGAGGCGCTGGAAGAGGTGAGGCTGCTCATGAAAAAAGGGAAGGGCCGCAAAGAGGCGGTCAGGATAGTGGCTGAGGAGTACGGGCTCGGCAAGAAGGAGCTCTACGATAAAAGCCTCGGAGAATAG
- a CDS encoding ferritin family protein: protein MERFTISEVLEQAVQTEKLGYQFYTAMTERFKKDEGLAKLFGTLAEKEVRHEKTYRELMGMVGDAVPEGWDEVAQYLRAIIESEFFLGKNKSLPSMEHIKSVRDAVDFAIGFEKETLLYFYGVRDAVKEKELVEEIINEEKSHIMWLNAFKSTLSKE from the coding sequence ATGGAGAGATTTACGATCAGCGAGGTGCTCGAACAGGCGGTACAGACGGAGAAGCTGGGGTATCAATTCTATACAGCGATGACCGAAAGGTTTAAAAAGGATGAAGGGCTGGCGAAGCTCTTCGGGACTCTTGCCGAGAAAGAGGTGCGCCATGAAAAGACCTACCGTGAGCTGATGGGCATGGTAGGAGACGCAGTGCCCGAGGGATGGGACGAGGTCGCTCAATACCTGCGGGCGATCATCGAGTCGGAGTTCTTCCTCGGGAAGAACAAGTCGCTCCCGTCGATGGAGCATATCAAGAGCGTCCGTGACGCCGTCGACTTCGCCATCGGCTTCGAAAAGGAGACGCTCCTCTATTTTTACGGAGTGAGGGATGCCGTGAAAGAAAAGGAGCTGGTCGAGGAGATCATCAACGAGGAGAAGAGTCATATCATGTGGCTCAATGCCTTCAAGAGCACCCTCTCGAAAGAATAG